The Nomascus leucogenys isolate Asia chromosome 4, Asia_NLE_v1, whole genome shotgun sequence genome includes the window TTCCTGGGAACAACCTTGAGGTACATGCAGAGGAAATAGATTCATGACAGAGACAGAAGAGTAGcaagaaattgaaaaacaaaaccagaggGGACAGTTATTCTTAAAGCAAGCTACAGAGAGGATCCAAATGAGAGAATGACAAACAGTGTCAAATGGTGCAGAGTAAGATTGGTTCCTTAGAGCAGTGTCCCTGGAATGGTGAAGGCAGATGCCAGGCTGCAGAGGTGACACTTGAATCAGAGATTAGATGGTGAGGTTAGAAGCTGGATATGAGAGGATGAAGTCAGTTGAGGCAGTAGGGGAAACAGCTTTAAATGAAAATGGCAGATTAAATTTTTCTGTGGATGGAGTgaaaactgggaggtggagggagataGATTTGAGGATATAGATTAAAAACTGACCACAATCTGTGGCAAAGGTACTTCTCCCATTgttgaagagaagggaaaaggagtGGACACAGAGGTAAGCAAGTGAGGATAGCAAAGGGAGAACTTTCTGTCTgagccctccccctccccttcccttccctttctttcctttctttcctttttacggCAAAGGAAAAGGTAATGTTATTTGCTAATGACAGTGGTAAAACAATGGATTAACTTCCAAAgatagagtcaggttggaaatgGAAGCCCTGGGGAATGGAATAGCATGCTGCTCAGGGACACCTGCCTAGGGTGTTGAGCGGCACTAAGGTCAATTGCCACTCAGTTGCCACTGGAGACCATGATTTTTATAGCAGTGTTTTCTGTTTATGTTTGTCAGttttaatgtgcatatgaatcaTCTGGCGATCTTGTTAAACtccagattctgattcagtggacCTGGGGCAGGACTGAAATTCTACAGTTCCTATAAGCTCCCAGGTGTTGCTGATGTTGTTGATCTTTGAGTAGCAGgtggtttttgccattttctCCAGCACCACTCAGGAGGCGTGGGGCAGAATGGAGCTGATAGAGAGTCAGAGGTCAATTCAATAGAAGGAAAAGTGGAAACAGGAAGTTAAGGAAGTTAAAAAGAGTAGATAAAGCTAGAAGCTGTTGATTTGAAGAGGATGGAGAAGGGCTTGAAGATTGAAGTAGGCGTCTGACGggacaaaagaaaagaacttaGAGAACTGAAGGTAGGTAGGAGTTGTCAGATGTGCTTGGCAAGACAGGTTAAAAGCAACTGATGCAGTTTGTAAGGGCTGAAATAGAAATTCAGCAACCTAATAATGGCATATAAATAACATGATAGTAAAAATACAACCTACATTCACTTTATAGTCTTcctaaacacaaaaaatttaaactggGTGCATTAACATTCttaccttctttctttttaattaaatgtctTTTGTTCCTGTCATCTTCCCTCtagattttaagtttcttttttttttttccaagtcttcATGTTTATTGAGGGCATTAGGGGCTACAAAGGAGCCCTGGGCATCTGGGGGCGAGGTCTGGCATTTGCCTGGACAGTGGCCCAGCCAGCGGCCAAGGATGAGGTCTGCACCACCTGGTTTACTTGAAAGTGTGGCTGTCGGCTTCACCCCGGCCAAAGCCTTTATGCCCAAACATGGCGGCATAGCAAGGGTGGTTGCAGTAGGGCTTGCCTTCGTGCTCAGCGTGGCCCCCGGAGGTCAGCGTCTTCCCACATTCTCGCACTTCAGGCAGGGCCGAGGCCAGTCCTTGCCCAGAGAGGTCACCCTCTCGGCGAAGTACACTTCCTTGTCGCACTTGAGGCACTCGGGCATGGCGGTTCCCGGTCCGGTGCCGGCGGCTGGGGTGGGACGGGCTACAGGTGTgagactaaattttaaatttctactaGGTAAAGATTTTACTTTGGGATTAACATTTACACAGCTTTACATTGCACAGGGAGCTTGGCTGATCAACATATTTAAGTGCTTTTCTTCTGAACTATTATATGAACTTTTCCGATCCATAAATCTAATCGTTTTTTGTCAGGAAAACCTATTATCATCTTTCTCATTAAAACAGTGTAATGCCATTATttcacagtttatttttcttttgaataggGCATCACTCGCATTCTTAGAAACATAACTCTGTTGAGtaaaagattgaaataatgtCGCAATCCTGCAGTCTAGCACCTGTCCAATTATGTTGTACTTATAACAAGATTCTTTCATATTTGAATGGATCATTATTAATCTTTAAGAAGTGGTGCTGTATGATGGGAATATAAAAGGGCATAAGATAGGATCCCTTCTCTTGGCTGTATTCAAAGACTGAGATATACATGTGTAAAGTCTTAGGAAATAATATCAGGCAGTATTTTAGTTAAATCCCAGAATAAATGATATGAAGAGTTTAAAGGCAATTTGAAAGGAAAAGTAAGTACatgtaattaaaagcaaaagccattaccagatttttttttactttaggatCAATTAAAGGCATAATTTTCAATTAGTGTTAATTCTAACTGTCTTGAGGGCTATATTCTCTCAAACCTGAAATCAATATTATTAGCAGTTGTTATTAGCCAACACTAAACTGGAACAATTTAACTAGCACttaaaatcattataaaatattctagacAAGCAAAAAGGCATAAA containing:
- the LOC101177924 gene encoding LOW QUALITY PROTEIN: cysteine-rich protein 1 (The sequence of the model RefSeq protein was modified relative to this genomic sequence to represent the inferred CDS: inserted 1 base in 1 codon); translation: MPECLKCDKEVYFAERVTSLGKDWPRPCLKCEXCGKTLTSGGHAEHEGKPYCNHPCYAAMFGHKGFGRGEADSHTFK